The DNA sequence TTGCTAGAATATGCATGGAGTCATGCAGTGATATCAGATCAACTGTATGAAAAAGCCAAACAAGTCTGTGATTTCAAGCTCTCCATTTGGTCTGAAGAATGTAACAAAGCCATGAGCCAAGTCTTTGAAGAATATAGAGAGATTGACATCTACAATATTTATGCCCCAAGATGTCTTATCAAAAACAATAATGCGAAAAACGATAGCAACAATACTGAATCACTCACTAAGgtcttttttctacttttttaagATTATATTTATCACTTTGCCATGTTAATTATGGacgaaggaaattaattaaggattttgggaatttttttgtttctttgcagGTTATGAATAGCTATGGACTGAGGAAGATGAGAATCTTTGGAGGATATGACCCTTGTTATTCCACATATGCAGAAGAATATTTCAATCGATTGGATGTCCAAACTTCCCTTCATGTAAACGTTGATGGAAGATCTCAAGTCAAATGGAAAGTCTGCAAGTAatgcatattttttctttaaatctcCTTCTATCTGTTTTTTTCATCTGTGAGTTATAATCCAATTCTAATCTATAAATGTATACTTGAATTCTATTAGTGATTCAATCTCGGTGGCATACAATTTTACTGTTTCTTCTGTCCTTCCAATCTACACCAAACTCAAGGAGGGTGGattaaaaatatggatttacAGGTCagtacatttttattttgaggTGGGCATTTCATGAAGCTATGAGGATGTGAAAAAAGTAATTGCGAAACAAAGTCATGGTTTTCAGATTAGAGTGATCCAATTCACATGTTATCTCTTTACCATATactttttgaataaatataCGATATGctcttttgaaaatataaattgactCACATGTAAATGTTGGCATGCCTGTGtctttttagttgaaatttgatCTTCCCATTTTCTAACAGTGGGGATGCAGATGGCAGCGTACCAGTGATTGGATCTAGATACTGTGTTGAGGCTCTACATCTGCCTCTCAAATCTCCTTGGCGTTCTTGGTACCACAACCAACAGGTTAACATTATTTTATACAGATGaagaatattaatattttatagaaatattctATTTGAAAGACCATTTAGACTTCATAcactctttaatttaattttttcaaaagacTCGATTTATCTTCCATGGTAAGAGTGTGCATAATGTTAATTTGGTGGTGTAAAAAGAACCACTTATGTATGTTGGTTATTCTTCCCCCATTCaagcccaaaaataaaaacccaatacTGATATGAATTGTAGGTTGGAGGGAGAATATTGGAGTACGAAGGGTTAACATTTGTGACGGTGAGAGGAGCAGGTCATTTGGTGCCTCTTAACAAACCCAGTGAATCTCTTTCCCTCATTCATTCTTTCCTCACCGGTCATCATCTCCCTATCCACCCATAATTTCTgaccataatatatatgttatgtatATACAAACTTCTTTAGAATAACCAATAATAGACCgttcaataataaatacaataagttTTTTGATTAAATGGTTCAATGTTATTGAATATAGTGTATGATTGCGCCAAGGATGTGATGCCACGGTATACTTTCAACTTATTTTCTCAGTTTAATTGTGTAATGTTTCAATTCTATTATTAGTTACCCCTTTGTATTACTATTAACTATTAGGGTTAATTACACTGCACAGTTTTGTTTATTAGTTATCCTTTTGTATTACTATTAACTATTAGGGTTAATTACACTGCACAGTTTTGAGGTTTCAGTTAATTACAACCGGATGCCTTCATTTTTACATAATTACATTCTCATCTCTTCTGACAAaacttcatccataaaaatataacatcCCTCTTATATGgcagttaaaattatttaaatattccttgtatatattaattaaacgtGGATTTTCActgatttgaaaaatatattttttttaatttgaaaaggttGAAACCCAactactaataaataaaaattttatttttcaaatcaatcaaaatgcatatttaattaatatatataagggatatttaagtaattttaactGCCATATAATAGAGATGATACACTTTTATGGATGAAGTTTTGTCAGAAGAAATTTAGATGtaattatgtaaaatataaagGTATCAGGttttaattaagagaaatcTTAAAAATCCTAACTATTAAATAGATATAAcaatatatgaattttgattGTAATAATGAGATTTTGTAATTTAACAATATTATATTGTAAGGATGAGATTGATGTTATGCATTCCAAAATCATAGTTGAGGACTTGTACAATTTCCATCTCATGCAAAGTGAATTGTGCTCAAAAGGCTAGCTtgtatatttattcaatatcggttaaaaataattattaaatatcctatataataaaataaaaatttctttttgttttttcttttgtatttgttatttatgACATAATCCATCCGtaaccaataaaaaagaaaaaaataaaaataaaaataaaaaatctcagcAGAATATACAGGGTGTCCATACATTTTCTTCTAAATTCTAAAGAATTggaatacatatatttttgttccGTACGAATACGATTACGATTTAGTGAGAGCAGTAAAATTGTCAGTGTCTATCAATTCACTCTCTCCTAGGGTTATATCCAAGCCAAACCACACACAATGTCACACTCGCAATTCAGCAAAGGCGACCAAGTGGAGGTCGTGGAAGACCCGGGCCAGAGCTATGCTAGTCCCTACTTCTTGGCAACTGTGCTTCACTCTTCTGCTAGCAACAAGTCCCTCATCTTTGTCGAGTACCAAAGTGTTTTAGACACCACGGAGTCCCGCTCCGACGCCCGAAAACGTCTCTGGAAG is a window from the Ziziphus jujuba cultivar Dongzao chromosome 11, ASM3175591v1 genome containing:
- the LOC125419498 gene encoding serine carboxypeptidase-like 33 isoform X3 — encoded protein: MRNFVGINKNFVFCVILINVLDHSICIESSETHPQVPSSQPQESSDRVINLPGQPSSPSISHFSGYITVNQDHGPGCSSIGYGAAVELGPLRVSANGTGLQFNEFAWNTEANLLFVESPTGVGFSYSNTSSDFTKFEDTISSENAYIFLVNWLKRFPQFKTRDFFIAGESYAGHYVPQLAELVYDRNKDTTKYPLINLKGFIVGNPETDDYYDYKGLLEYAWSHAVISDQLYEKAKQVCDFKLSIWSEECNKAMSQVFEEYREIDIYNIYAPRCLIKNNNAKNDSNNTESLTKVMNSYGLRKMRIFGGYDPCYSTYAEEYFNRLDVQTSLHVNVDGRSQVKWKVCNDSISVAYNFTVSSVLPIYTKLKEGGLKIWIYSGDADGSVPVIGSRYCVEALHLPLKSPWRSWYHNQQVGGRILEYEGLTFVTVRGAGHLVPLNKPSESLSLIHSFLTGHHLPIHP
- the LOC125419498 gene encoding serine carboxypeptidase-like 33 isoform X2 yields the protein MRNFVGINKNFVFCVILINVLDHSICIESSETHPQVPSSQPQESSDRVINLPGQPSSPSISHFSGYITVNQDHGRALFYWFFEALSQPDSKPLLLWLNGGPGCSSIGYGAAVELGPLRVSANGTGLQFNEFAWNTEANLLFVESPTGVGFSYSNTSSDFTKFEDTISLNWLKRFPQFKTRDFFIAGESYAGHYVPQLAELVYDRNKDTTKYPLINLKGFIVGNPETDDYYDYKGLLEYAWSHAVISDQLYEKAKQVCDFKLSIWSEECNKAMSQVFEEYREIDIYNIYAPRCLIKNNNAKNDSNNTESLTKVMNSYGLRKMRIFGGYDPCYSTYAEEYFNRLDVQTSLHVNVDGRSQVKWKVCNDSISVAYNFTVSSVLPIYTKLKEGGLKIWIYSGDADGSVPVIGSRYCVEALHLPLKSPWRSWYHNQQVGGRILEYEGLTFVTVRGAGHLVPLNKPSESLSLIHSFLTGHHLPIHP
- the LOC125419498 gene encoding serine carboxypeptidase-like 33 isoform X1, whose protein sequence is MRNFVGINKNFVFCVILINVLDHSICIESSETHPQVPSSQPQESSDRVINLPGQPSSPSISHFSGYITVNQDHGRALFYWFFEALSQPDSKPLLLWLNGGPGCSSIGYGAAVELGPLRVSANGTGLQFNEFAWNTEANLLFVESPTGVGFSYSNTSSDFTKFEDTISSENAYIFLVNWLKRFPQFKTRDFFIAGESYAGHYVPQLAELVYDRNKDTTKYPLINLKGFIVGNPETDDYYDYKGLLEYAWSHAVISDQLYEKAKQVCDFKLSIWSEECNKAMSQVFEEYREIDIYNIYAPRCLIKNNNAKNDSNNTESLTKVMNSYGLRKMRIFGGYDPCYSTYAEEYFNRLDVQTSLHVNVDGRSQVKWKVCNDSISVAYNFTVSSVLPIYTKLKEGGLKIWIYSGDADGSVPVIGSRYCVEALHLPLKSPWRSWYHNQQVGGRILEYEGLTFVTVRGAGHLVPLNKPSESLSLIHSFLTGHHLPIHP